The following proteins are encoded in a genomic region of Burkholderia stabilis:
- a CDS encoding NIPSNAP family protein has product MNESIRRKPLDVVELRRYTLHPHKRDVLIDLFDRELVETQEAVGMTVMGQFRDLDRPDRFIWLRGFESMETRLGGLTDFYGGPAWKAHADAANATMIDSDDVLLLRPAWDNAHLPVDLTRRAARDAVVIPPGFVDITVYYLNEPAPAQLLSFCRERMSSVLDAGGATAQGWYVTEPRENDFRRLPVRANEQVLMGVAVFPDIARFDAFSRSNRWAHEIAPELTCWPIRATDTHRLVPTARSAVRA; this is encoded by the coding sequence ATGAACGAAAGCATTCGACGAAAGCCGCTCGACGTAGTCGAGCTGCGCCGGTACACGCTGCATCCGCATAAACGCGACGTGTTGATCGATCTGTTCGACCGCGAGCTGGTCGAAACGCAGGAAGCGGTTGGCATGACGGTCATGGGCCAGTTTCGCGACCTCGATCGTCCTGATCGGTTCATCTGGTTGCGCGGCTTCGAAAGCATGGAAACCCGGCTGGGCGGGCTGACTGATTTCTATGGTGGCCCCGCATGGAAAGCCCATGCCGATGCGGCCAATGCGACGATGATCGACTCGGATGACGTATTGCTGCTGCGGCCGGCGTGGGACAACGCGCACTTGCCCGTCGACCTCACTCGCAGGGCGGCGCGCGACGCCGTGGTCATCCCGCCGGGGTTCGTCGATATCACGGTTTACTATTTGAACGAACCCGCACCGGCGCAGCTTCTCTCGTTTTGTCGCGAACGCATGTCGAGCGTTCTTGACGCCGGCGGCGCGACAGCCCAGGGGTGGTACGTCACGGAGCCGCGCGAGAACGATTTCCGTCGATTGCCGGTGCGGGCGAACGAGCAAGTGCTGATGGGCGTTGCCGTGTTTCCCGACATCGCGCGTTTCGACGCGTTCAGCCGCTCGAATCGATGGGCGCACGAGATTGCGCCCGAACTCACGTGCTGGCCGATCCGCGCGACCGACACGCATCGGCTGGTGCCGACTGCCCGCTCGGCCGTTCGTGCGTGA
- a CDS encoding helix-turn-helix transcriptional regulator yields the protein MTPHVRYSSEVSPMKASRLLSIMMMLQARGRMTAPALAEALEVSERTILRDIDQLSTAGVPIWGDRGRNGGFQLRDGWSTDLTGLTEHEAHALILAGLPGPARELGLDGMATSARLKMMASLPPGSREQADRVASRLHVDTVDWYRAQETPGFLREVADAVWSSHRIDVKYRSWRGLSRRELEPLGLVLKGGAWYLIARVTGKPGALTFRVANICEFNASRRRFKRPARFDLAAHWRDAMSRYETDLYRLTAHVAVSPRGETWLTNARIKTAPVLQNAGGAEVPPGWKECLMPIESIEHGARKLLEYGAHLKILGPQALKDRFIDELSQVKALYPSGGV from the coding sequence ATGACACCTCATGTCAGGTATTCCAGCGAGGTGTCGCCGATGAAAGCCAGTCGCCTGTTGTCGATCATGATGATGCTGCAGGCGCGCGGCCGGATGACCGCGCCGGCGCTGGCCGAAGCGCTGGAAGTATCCGAGCGCACGATCCTGCGCGATATCGACCAGCTCTCCACGGCGGGCGTGCCCATCTGGGGCGACCGCGGCCGTAATGGCGGGTTTCAGCTGCGTGACGGCTGGAGCACCGATCTCACCGGGCTCACCGAGCACGAAGCGCATGCGCTGATTCTGGCGGGTTTGCCCGGCCCGGCGCGAGAACTGGGTCTGGACGGCATGGCCACCTCCGCGCGGCTGAAGATGATGGCCAGCCTGCCGCCGGGCTCACGCGAGCAGGCCGATCGCGTCGCCAGCCGCCTGCATGTCGATACCGTCGACTGGTACCGGGCGCAGGAAACACCGGGGTTTCTGCGCGAAGTCGCCGATGCCGTGTGGAGTTCCCACCGGATCGACGTGAAGTATCGGAGCTGGCGCGGCTTGTCCCGCCGCGAGCTCGAACCGCTCGGCCTCGTGCTCAAGGGCGGCGCCTGGTATCTGATTGCCAGGGTGACGGGCAAGCCCGGCGCACTCACCTTCCGCGTCGCGAATATCTGCGAATTCAACGCATCGCGCCGCCGCTTCAAGCGCCCTGCGCGATTCGATCTGGCGGCGCACTGGCGTGACGCGATGAGCCGGTACGAAACTGATCTCTATCGGCTGACTGCGCACGTCGCCGTGTCGCCGCGCGGCGAAACCTGGCTGACCAACGCAAGGATCAAGACCGCACCGGTTTTACAGAACGCAGGCGGCGCCGAGGTGCCGCCGGGGTGGAAGGAGTGTTTGATGCCGATCGAATCGATCGAGCACGGCGCGCGCAAGCTGCTGGAGTACGGCGCGCACCTGAAAATCCTCGGGCCGCAGGCGCTCAAGGATCGATTCATCGACGAGTTGTCGCAGGTGAAGGCGCTCTATCCGTCGGGCGGCGTTTGA